The Psychromonas sp. MME1 genome window below encodes:
- the pspB gene encoding envelope stress response membrane protein PspB, with amino-acid sequence MSYLILPLSIFLVFVAPLWLFLHYRDKKNSNKALSSQDQEKLQMLLERCDEMQKRIISLQAILDKEAPQWRNNKNE; translated from the coding sequence ATGAGTTACCTTATACTACCACTAAGCATTTTTTTAGTTTTTGTCGCTCCGTTGTGGTTGTTTCTACATTATCGCGATAAAAAAAATAGCAATAAAGCCCTCTCTTCACAGGATCAGGAAAAACTGCAAATGTTACTTGAACGTTGTGACGAAATGCAAAAACGCATCATTTCATTGCAAGCTATTCTTGATAAAGAAGCACCACAATGGAGGAACAATAAAAATGAATAA
- a CDS encoding succinylglutamate desuccinylase/aspartoacylase family protein, with translation MLLRVYTILTLLFFHLPLLATEQDEQYEETLNPISYNNAEQNSTAIDEVTTLQDIKAATVESPEKQVDATKIWEPFVLLNTMIPINSSTTVKWYSGHLPGGFEMATPVIIIHGKEPGPTVCLTAAVHGDEVNGVEIARRIMRNLTASELNGTVISVPVVNIDGLWRKDRYMSDRRDLNRAFPGNPSGSTASRVAYSLFNNIIRHCDSVIDLHSGSMYRENITQLRADLTIPTVAEVAKQFGAISVLQSIAPSGSLRGAATSIGIPAVVMEVGGPFTLDIKLVETGVKALRSYLSSIDMLPSSFFWSAPQPIFYASSWIRSEHGGILISQVKLGEKVNKGELLGSISNPINEHVETLYAPFDGVVLGRAQDQFVSAGYAVFNLGERRDFEELEQQGEQIKKDSAEKTAKQMGIVNLPNKSDNTDNDNKNNEKE, from the coding sequence ATGCTATTGCGTGTTTATACAATTTTGACTCTTCTATTTTTCCACCTTCCGCTTTTAGCGACAGAACAAGATGAGCAATATGAAGAGACATTAAATCCCATTTCATACAATAACGCTGAGCAAAATAGTACAGCTATAGATGAGGTTACCACACTACAGGATATTAAAGCCGCCACAGTGGAGAGCCCTGAAAAACAAGTCGATGCAACTAAAATCTGGGAACCATTTGTACTTTTAAACACGATGATTCCAATAAACAGTAGCACGACAGTAAAATGGTATTCAGGACATTTACCCGGCGGTTTTGAAATGGCAACGCCTGTCATTATCATACATGGCAAAGAGCCCGGCCCGACAGTCTGTTTAACGGCAGCTGTTCATGGTGATGAAGTCAACGGAGTCGAAATAGCTCGGCGTATCATGCGCAATCTAACTGCAAGCGAATTAAACGGTACAGTAATTTCGGTTCCTGTGGTCAATATCGATGGATTGTGGCGTAAAGATAGATATATGTCAGATCGGCGAGATCTTAATCGTGCATTTCCCGGTAATCCATCGGGCTCAACCGCATCTAGAGTTGCCTATAGCCTATTTAACAATATTATTCGCCACTGTGATAGCGTTATCGATTTACATTCAGGTTCCATGTATCGTGAAAATATTACTCAATTACGTGCGGACTTAACCATTCCAACTGTAGCGGAAGTAGCGAAACAATTTGGTGCTATTTCAGTTCTGCAGAGTATTGCACCTTCTGGAAGTTTACGCGGTGCAGCAACCTCCATTGGTATACCCGCGGTAGTAATGGAAGTTGGGGGGCCTTTCACCCTTGATATCAAGCTAGTAGAAACAGGTGTAAAGGCGCTTCGTAGCTACCTAAGCTCCATTGATATGTTACCTAGTTCATTTTTTTGGTCTGCGCCACAGCCGATATTTTATGCCTCTAGCTGGATTAGATCTGAACATGGAGGTATTCTGATTAGCCAAGTTAAATTGGGAGAAAAAGTTAATAAAGGTGAATTATTAGGCTCAATTAGTAATCCTATTAACGAGCATGTTGAAACACTTTATGCACCTTTTGATGGTGTGGTATTAGGCCGAGCTCAGGATCAATTCGTGAGTGCTGGCTATGCAGTGTTTAATCTCGGTGAACGACGTGATTTTGAAGAGTTAGAGCAACAGGGTGAACAAATAAAGAAAGACAGCGCAGAAAAAACAGCTAAACAGATGGGTATAGTTAATCTCCCCAATAAGAGTGACAATACCGATAATGATAACAAGAATAATGAAAAAGAATAA
- a CDS encoding GGDEF domain-containing protein, which translates to MNECKDSPLNLRTAEFLRALLQGSLYKVNNKLQQAREVFENAPSILKNIIDLDTCLLPKCHLELLEIYSAQGEWEKTHSLIDNSLLLCEALSIPRYRDIFNNLKQHVWHKQPISAYNFTFFPLPETPLPLNKIVRSAKQLTQLRQAQQHVREIQLINRLHSLHENFNCSQELTDEALKLICGKFNIHIGFIHHLNGNKWCLWNQFGETDKQTEVDYCLKQVFNSKKPFIENGFYTQGEYGKRSTYNFITSFPIFVDGHLYAAMTLKCVNVNRYLNQQNKNILSIICHQLGNQIQHLHHHENLIKMSQTDPLTGLFNRQALLSRLQQELLLHAQNDTSQQCALAYVDLDNFKLINDRLGHDIGDKVIYEFSELLLDSVRSVDIVARWGGG; encoded by the coding sequence TTGAACGAATGCAAGGACTCCCCTTTAAACCTTCGAACAGCTGAATTTTTACGGGCTTTATTACAAGGCTCGCTGTACAAAGTAAATAATAAACTTCAACAGGCCCGCGAAGTCTTTGAAAATGCACCTAGCATACTCAAAAATATTATCGATTTAGATACCTGCCTGTTACCTAAATGCCATTTAGAATTGCTCGAAATTTATAGCGCACAAGGTGAATGGGAAAAAACTCATTCACTCATAGATAACAGTTTATTATTATGCGAAGCTCTTTCTATACCACGCTACAGGGATATTTTTAACAACCTCAAACAACATGTATGGCACAAACAACCAATCTCTGCATATAATTTTACCTTTTTTCCACTGCCAGAGACTCCTCTACCGCTTAATAAAATTGTACGTAGTGCAAAACAGTTAACCCAACTCCGTCAAGCACAACAACACGTGCGTGAAATACAATTAATTAATCGTTTGCATAGCTTGCATGAAAATTTTAACTGTAGCCAAGAGTTAACCGATGAAGCGCTTAAATTAATATGTGGAAAATTTAATATACACATTGGTTTTATCCATCATCTCAATGGCAATAAGTGGTGTTTGTGGAATCAATTCGGAGAAACTGACAAACAAACAGAGGTCGATTACTGTTTAAAACAAGTATTCAATAGCAAAAAGCCATTCATAGAGAATGGTTTCTATACTCAAGGTGAATATGGTAAACGAAGCACCTACAATTTTATTACTAGCTTTCCAATCTTCGTAGATGGGCATCTTTATGCAGCCATGACTCTAAAATGTGTGAATGTTAATCGTTATTTAAATCAACAAAATAAAAATATACTCAGTATAATTTGCCACCAACTCGGCAACCAAATTCAACACCTTCATCATCACGAAAACTTAATAAAAATGTCGCAAACAGATCCCTTGACAGGATTATTTAATCGTCAAGCACTACTTTCACGACTACAACAAGAGCTGCTATTACATGCTCAAAATGATACTAGCCAACAATGCGCACTCGCCTATGTTGACCTTGATAATTTTAAGTTAATTAATGATCGCCTTGGCCACGACATCGGTGATAAAGTCATTTATGAATTTTCTGAACTGTTATTAGACTCGGTCAGAAGTGTTGATATTGTTGCTCGATGGGGGGGGGGATGA
- a CDS encoding DUF4197 domain-containing protein has product MFYLKPSCKIMTILALFTLHAPLQAGWLDTVQDLASDMSSQESPQAQSPSIMTNASNNEISMAFKESLQIAADKVVSQLGIVDGFNADKAIHIPLPQEFESIRPVLGQIGLSDAVDDLELKLNRAAETATPKAQALFVESIQSMTFSDVQKIYNGPNDSATRYFKNKMSVSLREEMAPIVTDSLAEVGAIQAYDNITEQLVDIPYLPDVKANLTDYVVTKGMDGIFYYMGKQEAAIRENPVQQTTDLLKKVFGNQ; this is encoded by the coding sequence ATGTTTTATTTAAAACCTTCTTGTAAAATAATGACTATTTTGGCGTTGTTTACCTTACATGCCCCCCTTCAGGCTGGTTGGTTAGATACAGTACAAGATCTGGCATCCGATATGAGTTCGCAGGAGAGCCCACAAGCACAATCACCGTCAATAATGACGAATGCGAGTAATAATGAAATATCAATGGCTTTTAAAGAGTCATTACAAATAGCAGCAGATAAAGTCGTTTCCCAACTCGGCATCGTTGATGGTTTTAATGCAGATAAAGCAATCCATATTCCTTTACCTCAAGAGTTTGAATCAATCCGACCAGTGTTAGGGCAAATTGGGCTAAGCGATGCTGTTGATGATCTTGAACTTAAATTAAATCGTGCAGCTGAGACGGCTACACCAAAGGCACAGGCTCTATTTGTTGAATCGATACAATCAATGACATTCAGCGATGTACAAAAAATTTATAATGGTCCTAATGATTCAGCGACCCGCTATTTTAAAAATAAAATGTCTGTCTCGTTACGTGAGGAAATGGCACCTATCGTGACCGATAGCTTGGCTGAAGTTGGTGCTATACAAGCCTATGACAATATTACTGAGCAGTTGGTGGATATTCCCTATCTTCCTGATGTAAAGGCTAATTTAACTGATTATGTGGTTACTAAAGGTATGGATGGCATCTTTTATTACATGGGAAAACAAGAGGCTGCCATTCGTGAAAACCCTGTTCAGCAAACGACAGATCTATTAAAAAAAGTGTTTGGAAATCAATAA
- the pspC gene encoding envelope stress response membrane protein PspC: MNNQNKQLYRDPINGKLGGVCAGLAEYFSVEVWLIRLIVISAFLFTAGFLVFIAYTAAYFILDEMPEQRKWQQSIYQKHNVKKKAWEYGASAAEILENSEIDLNTIESEIEKMENYVTSFAFKMNNEFTNQK; the protein is encoded by the coding sequence ATGAATAATCAGAATAAACAATTATATAGAGATCCCATCAATGGCAAACTTGGTGGTGTATGCGCGGGTCTAGCAGAATACTTTTCCGTTGAAGTATGGCTTATTCGTTTAATTGTTATTTCTGCATTTTTATTTACCGCTGGCTTTTTAGTCTTCATCGCTTACACCGCAGCTTATTTTATATTGGATGAAATGCCTGAGCAGCGAAAATGGCAACAAAGTATCTACCAAAAACATAATGTGAAAAAGAAAGCATGGGAATATGGCGCTTCAGCAGCAGAGATATTAGAAAATAGTGAAATTGACTTAAATACTATAGAGTCAGAAATAGAAAAAATGGAAAATTATGTCACTTCATTTGCCTTTAAAATGAATAATGAATTCACCAATCAAAAATAG
- a CDS encoding methyl-accepting chemotaxis protein: MKSLSVQWKITLLSGCCLLLVAISLITFALYSSTENQKTIQQQSTLSVGNKSELLLMKEARAQSSIVQKYLDEAVYRAEMLADSISFLQFNAEENFTGSEDLRKSVSELLKRSVLNFDNMYAAFTTFIPNMLDSEDANYVNAGYVSSNEQGRFSPYWFKNTNNEVTLKIKSEQQISDASLTTSGQPNNFWYTCSINNQGICVIDPYSYDENGEMRLVSTITVPLRKEDTIIGVMGIDLKIDVLQSYANDADTALFDGAGNLSIISNNGLLVAGDSEPSEIGQLMSPQRGMSAQLQNWLSEGHPQSRWSDDQQILTVFMPIKLANTNWGIVITMPREKVLGDAISLDLLIEEQTAATFKTQILTGIALTLIGLFVIWIAAFKLVAPIKEVVARLQDIATGEGDLTQRLNVRNNDEIGELANWFNRFLDKLQGMIKEVIQTSDSMSKTSQEASELAVQFRQGSEAQFKETDMVATASEEMTQTSSVVVDNANHAVKVAYQAEQAAQTGREVVQQSEDSMQQLVTTMAEAVPIALELQNNSSNIDAILSVIESISEQTNLLALNAAIEAARAGEQGRGFAVVADEVRLLAGRAHDSAGQIRGVIEELQSGTQSVTRVISQGNDLAISAAEQVQKAVLSLTDISEFVEDIQRMNSQIVNAAEEQRSVSSEVNINVANIRELSQSILAQSEISEKVGEGIASLAMQQQLLVGQFKVNK; this comes from the coding sequence ATGAAATCATTATCAGTGCAATGGAAAATCACCCTATTATCGGGCTGTTGTCTGCTATTAGTCGCTATATCGCTAATCACTTTTGCTCTCTATTCTTCTACCGAAAATCAAAAAACAATTCAGCAGCAGAGTACTCTTTCAGTTGGCAATAAATCCGAATTACTGCTTATGAAAGAAGCAAGAGCGCAATCATCAATCGTACAAAAATATCTCGATGAAGCTGTATACCGTGCAGAAATGTTAGCGGATAGTATTAGTTTTTTACAATTTAATGCCGAAGAGAATTTTACTGGGAGTGAAGATTTAAGAAAATCCGTCTCAGAATTATTAAAACGATCTGTATTAAATTTTGACAATATGTATGCCGCCTTTACCACCTTTATTCCAAATATGTTAGATAGTGAAGATGCAAATTATGTCAATGCGGGATACGTGAGTTCAAATGAGCAAGGACGTTTTTCCCCTTACTGGTTTAAGAATACGAACAATGAAGTGACCTTAAAAATTAAAAGCGAACAACAGATAAGTGATGCTTCTCTTACTACTAGTGGCCAGCCTAATAATTTTTGGTATACCTGTAGTATTAATAATCAAGGTATTTGTGTTATTGATCCTTATTCCTATGATGAGAATGGTGAGATGCGTTTGGTGAGCACAATTACTGTGCCATTACGTAAAGAAGATACCATTATCGGAGTCATGGGGATTGATTTGAAGATTGATGTCTTGCAAAGCTATGCCAATGATGCCGACACGGCTTTATTCGATGGGGCTGGTAACTTATCTATTATAAGTAATAACGGTCTATTAGTTGCTGGTGACAGCGAGCCATCTGAAATCGGGCAATTAATGTCACCGCAAAGGGGCATGTCTGCGCAGTTACAAAATTGGCTATCTGAGGGGCATCCACAGTCGCGGTGGAGTGATGACCAACAAATTTTGACGGTATTTATGCCTATTAAACTTGCTAATACCAATTGGGGTATTGTGATCACTATGCCTAGAGAAAAAGTGTTAGGTGATGCTATCTCCTTGGATTTATTAATTGAAGAGCAAACAGCAGCAACATTTAAAACACAAATTCTTACGGGAATAGCATTGACGCTTATTGGCTTGTTTGTCATATGGATTGCTGCATTTAAATTAGTTGCACCCATTAAAGAAGTTGTTGCACGGCTACAAGATATTGCAACGGGAGAGGGGGATTTAACACAACGACTCAATGTCAGAAATAATGATGAAATTGGTGAATTGGCAAATTGGTTTAATCGTTTTTTAGACAAACTTCAGGGCATGATTAAAGAAGTGATACAGACATCAGACTCTATGAGCAAAACGTCACAAGAGGCGAGTGAGTTAGCGGTACAATTTCGTCAAGGTAGTGAAGCGCAATTTAAAGAAACTGATATGGTTGCGACTGCATCTGAAGAGATGACGCAAACATCGAGTGTGGTGGTCGATAATGCCAATCATGCGGTAAAAGTTGCCTATCAAGCCGAGCAGGCAGCCCAAACTGGGCGTGAAGTTGTTCAACAATCTGAGGATTCAATGCAACAGTTAGTGACGACAATGGCAGAGGCGGTGCCTATTGCTTTAGAGTTGCAAAATAATAGCAGTAATATTGATGCTATACTCTCAGTTATTGAAAGTATCTCTGAACAAACAAACCTGTTAGCGCTGAATGCGGCTATTGAGGCTGCTAGAGCAGGAGAGCAAGGGCGCGGTTTTGCTGTTGTTGCCGATGAAGTTAGGCTACTTGCTGGCCGGGCTCATGATTCTGCCGGACAAATAAGAGGGGTGATTGAAGAGCTGCAATCGGGAACACAAAGTGTTACTCGGGTAATATCTCAAGGTAATGACTTGGCAATTAGCGCAGCAGAACAAGTCCAAAAAGCGGTGCTGAGTTTGACGGATATTTCTGAGTTTGTGGAAGACATTCAGCGAATGAATAGTCAAATTGTTAACGCAGCGGAAGAGCAAAGATCGGTTTCAAGTGAAGTAAATATCAATGTCGCTAATATTCGTGAACTGAGTCAAAGCATTCTTGCACAATCGGAAATATCTGAAAAGGTAGGTGAAGGTATCGCCTCGTTAGCAATGCAGCAGCAGTTATTAGTTGGGCAGTTTAAAGTGAATAAGTAA
- a CDS encoding L,D-transpeptidase family protein produces MAILQNMDVSFIPPSQQSIDAFFNSDSSAQKTHYLQSISSKPAQYKRLYLYLLDYYASIDINEAVAPFTETIKKGENIEQKDLLLTRLLLAREINEQQKKAFETTNKNFYTLELEETIKNFQRRHGLTADGVIGRKTQYWLNLHPQERLRLMAINTLRSELWAINNGNQVLVNIPDYTMEYWEMGEKIFQSRVIVGRYKRKTPILTAKLDSIIFNPIWRVPTKIMRKDILPNALQNLDYFKKHQYEIFADWTSQKPLSIDDIDWQTYNANNFPYKLRQKAGPMNALGQYKFNTPNNQSIYLHDTPAKSLFNKEARPFSSGCIRVEQAGEFAHLLLSKSGFSDETYRQHSEQDETTVLGLTEVIIFSTIYQTVWVDDNGITQFRSDIYQYDRAYLSQNAQIPLLDNDYI; encoded by the coding sequence GTGGCTATTCTCCAGAACATGGATGTTTCATTCATTCCTCCTTCACAACAATCTATCGATGCCTTTTTTAACAGTGACTCATCTGCCCAAAAAACACACTATTTGCAATCTATCTCCTCTAAGCCAGCGCAATATAAACGCCTTTACCTATATTTATTAGACTATTATGCATCAATTGATATAAATGAGGCAGTTGCACCATTTACAGAAACGATTAAAAAGGGTGAAAATATTGAACAAAAAGATCTTTTATTAACACGCCTATTGTTAGCCAGAGAGATCAACGAACAACAAAAAAAAGCTTTTGAAACAACGAATAAAAATTTTTACACGCTTGAGTTAGAAGAAACAATTAAAAATTTTCAGCGCAGACATGGCTTAACGGCCGATGGCGTAATAGGTAGAAAAACACAATATTGGCTTAACCTACATCCGCAAGAGCGCCTTAGATTAATGGCAATAAATACATTGCGATCTGAATTATGGGCCATAAACAACGGAAATCAGGTCTTGGTTAATATTCCAGATTACACCATGGAATACTGGGAAATGGGAGAGAAAATTTTCCAAAGCAGAGTGATCGTGGGGCGCTATAAAAGAAAAACGCCTATTCTAACCGCTAAACTCGATTCAATTATTTTCAATCCTATATGGCGAGTGCCAACCAAAATTATGCGTAAAGATATTCTGCCCAATGCATTGCAGAACTTAGACTATTTTAAAAAACATCAATACGAAATATTTGCAGATTGGACTAGCCAAAAGCCGCTTAGTATTGATGATATTGATTGGCAAACATACAACGCCAATAACTTCCCATACAAATTGCGCCAAAAAGCAGGCCCAATGAATGCTCTTGGGCAATATAAATTTAACACCCCAAATAACCAATCCATTTATTTGCACGACACTCCTGCAAAAAGCTTATTTAACAAAGAAGCGAGACCTTTTAGCTCTGGTTGTATTCGCGTTGAACAAGCGGGTGAATTTGCCCATTTATTACTGTCAAAATCGGGTTTTTCTGATGAAACATATCGCCAACATAGCGAACAAGATGAGACGACAGTGCTAGGATTAACCGAAGTGATCATCTTTTCTACGATTTATCAAACTGTCTGGGTTGACGATAATGGCATCACACAATTTAGATCCGATATCTATCAATATGATCGCGCCTATCTATCACAAAATGCCCAAATCCCCTTACTAGACAATGACTACATTTAA
- the apbC gene encoding iron-sulfur cluster carrier protein ApbC: protein MFFNNKSLLEKVYACLLAHDDMAVMAKLIDNNAVSVDEDKSLIKITLPFYAPHWLANLQEHCQQQLGSLFSSPFSWQIDHQVKAMQNDASKCSLKNIKNIIVIASGKGGVGKSTVTVNFALALAKNGASVGILDADIYGPSIPSMLGVKDAQPLSADGKLMLPIKAHDCVCNSIGFLVKEEEAMIWRGPMASKALLQVLNETDWPALDYLIVDMPPGTGDIQLSMSQNVPVSSALVITTPQDVALIDAKKGVTMFNKVGVNVAGIIENMSVYHCSHCGHQEAIFGTGGGKKLAQQYNLPFLGALPLHIAYREDTDKGYPTVAKDAKSPLSTPYLQLAETVAIDLYRNLKLALEQISITQLR, encoded by the coding sequence ATGTTTTTTAACAATAAAAGTCTATTAGAAAAAGTTTACGCTTGTTTGCTGGCGCATGATGATATGGCCGTGATGGCTAAACTTATTGACAATAATGCCGTTTCAGTTGATGAAGATAAATCACTCATCAAAATAACCTTACCCTTTTATGCGCCGCATTGGTTAGCTAATTTACAGGAACATTGCCAGCAACAATTAGGAAGTTTATTTTCTTCGCCATTCTCATGGCAAATTGATCATCAGGTTAAGGCGATGCAAAATGATGCCAGTAAATGCAGCTTAAAAAACATTAAAAACATTATTGTTATTGCCTCAGGGAAGGGCGGTGTAGGGAAATCGACCGTAACTGTTAATTTTGCATTAGCATTAGCCAAAAATGGCGCTAGTGTTGGTATTTTAGATGCCGATATTTACGGGCCATCTATCCCTTCAATGCTTGGTGTTAAAGATGCGCAACCATTAAGTGCAGACGGAAAGTTGATGTTACCAATTAAAGCGCATGATTGCGTTTGTAACAGTATTGGCTTTTTAGTTAAGGAAGAAGAGGCCATGATTTGGCGTGGCCCGATGGCAAGTAAAGCATTGCTGCAAGTACTGAATGAAACAGATTGGCCTGCGTTAGATTACCTCATTGTCGATATGCCTCCTGGAACTGGCGATATTCAACTCTCAATGTCACAAAATGTCCCTGTGAGTAGTGCATTAGTTATAACCACGCCACAAGATGTAGCATTAATTGATGCTAAAAAAGGGGTAACCATGTTCAATAAGGTCGGTGTTAATGTTGCAGGTATTATAGAAAACATGAGTGTTTATCATTGTAGTCATTGTGGGCATCAGGAGGCTATTTTTGGCACAGGAGGAGGAAAAAAGTTAGCTCAACAATATAATTTACCATTTCTAGGTGCGCTACCTTTACATATTGCTTATCGAGAAGACACGGATAAAGGGTACCCTACGGTTGCTAAAGATGCGAAAAGTCCGCTATCAACGCCTTATTTGCAACTCGCTGAAACGGTTGCAATTGACTTATATCGCAATTTAAAGCTTGCGCTAG
- a CDS encoding YcbK family protein → MSKPDFNRRKFVLSSLVTLGATCLPSLTFASQANGSPRMLSMNNLHTGEIIDTEYFDGKHYQFSELQKLNHLCRDFRRNEIIAMDTRLFDQLSAIQKVLGCNKQVQIISGYRSPETNKMLSAKSNGVAKKSMHMQGKAMDFRIEGISLNKVRKAALSLKAGGVGYYPNSNFVHIDTGRVRSW, encoded by the coding sequence ATGTCAAAACCTGATTTTAATCGTCGAAAATTTGTTCTATCTAGCCTAGTTACTTTAGGTGCAACCTGCCTCCCCTCTTTAACTTTTGCATCGCAGGCTAATGGCTCCCCAAGAATGTTAAGCATGAATAATCTTCACACCGGTGAAATTATTGATACTGAATATTTTGATGGTAAACATTATCAATTTAGTGAATTACAAAAGCTAAATCATCTATGCCGCGACTTTCGTCGTAATGAGATTATTGCTATGGATACTCGCTTATTTGATCAGTTATCGGCTATCCAGAAAGTACTTGGCTGTAACAAACAAGTACAAATCATCTCTGGTTATCGTTCGCCTGAGACTAATAAAATGCTCAGTGCAAAATCAAATGGTGTTGCTAAAAAAAGTATGCATATGCAAGGCAAAGCGATGGATTTTCGTATCGAAGGTATTTCACTAAATAAAGTTAGAAAGGCTGCATTGTCACTAAAAGCGGGTGGTGTCGGTTATTATCCTAATAGTAACTTTGTACATATTGACACTGGCCGTGTTCGTAGTTGGTAA
- a CDS encoding tetratricopeptide repeat protein — protein MSQMHEQFHNSLLLQWQSVMQDNTVFNFYATSTPANFGYFSCSFSKHTESQIKLIRLLPSSTYTPYSFIFAFLNNALSDSPYSLQEAVEKTTQYKPLQKTLMAILQKRPYKRPEIFITDYLFFENKAFTDAIIKLVEILITTPTIFSIIGWQYACPSDLKLLKILAKHNISAPLLVLISIDTQHALTHRQDDEEWESFIDWLDDAYLLHKVPNFKAIPMTGTQLESLQTLNFELVEKNILLMAWPEAISLARFLLEKTMLPEQLKQTLRLRLSEALLFDGQLDSALNELEMLQIFSEQFSCHDEKIHLLNLLSLTLTRRQNFDDAIVHAELAYQAAQQANNEQLIIQSLFINFFAHHKSSSPMPLQEFDRLNLSLQQHNMDCSRLYLLRNYYTYLRFYDELDPIIAVDVTHLAMQIARDMGHTQGIAASYHSKGIIYSYCNRYHAADRCFAVSSRIHSQIGDQNECLKIHNGKGYFNNLREQYRDAQKEYLSAFNIASQIDNDSELVVTLFNFAWLYFCTNNYQHAITILDQIVRICRIRQITHFPFRNIYDVISLKGYCHAKLEQLANAEQCLERMQGLPFKPSNS, from the coding sequence ATGTCACAAATGCATGAACAATTTCATAATAGCTTATTGCTACAATGGCAATCGGTTATGCAAGATAATACTGTATTTAACTTTTACGCTACATCAACTCCAGCTAATTTTGGCTATTTTAGTTGTTCATTCTCTAAGCATACAGAATCTCAAATTAAACTTATTCGTTTGTTGCCTAGTTCAACTTATACTCCCTACAGCTTTATATTTGCATTTTTAAATAATGCATTATCAGATTCCCCCTATTCTTTGCAAGAGGCGGTTGAAAAAACGACCCAATATAAACCGCTACAAAAAACTTTAATGGCAATTTTACAAAAACGGCCATACAAACGACCTGAGATTTTCATAACGGATTATCTGTTTTTTGAAAACAAAGCTTTTACCGATGCCATTATTAAATTAGTTGAGATACTAATTACCACACCAACAATATTTTCCATCATTGGTTGGCAGTATGCCTGCCCTTCCGACCTTAAACTTTTAAAAATATTAGCTAAACATAATATAAGCGCACCGCTGTTAGTGCTCATCTCTATTGATACACAGCATGCATTAACGCACCGACAAGATGATGAAGAATGGGAAAGTTTTATAGACTGGCTTGACGATGCTTATTTATTACATAAAGTACCAAATTTCAAAGCAATACCAATGACAGGCACTCAACTAGAGTCACTACAAACTTTAAATTTTGAATTAGTAGAAAAAAATATTCTTTTAATGGCATGGCCTGAAGCAATCTCGTTAGCACGGTTTCTCCTAGAGAAAACAATGCTGCCTGAACAGTTAAAACAAACGCTACGTTTAAGATTATCCGAAGCGTTACTATTTGATGGACAGCTAGATAGTGCACTCAATGAACTTGAGATGTTACAAATATTTAGTGAGCAATTTAGTTGCCATGACGAAAAGATACATCTACTTAATTTACTGAGCTTAACGCTAACACGAAGGCAAAACTTTGATGATGCTATTGTGCATGCTGAATTAGCCTATCAAGCAGCTCAACAAGCTAATAATGAGCAGCTGATCATACAGTCTTTATTTATAAATTTTTTCGCACATCACAAATCATCATCCCCTATGCCTTTGCAGGAATTTGATCGATTAAATCTTAGTTTACAACAACATAATATGGATTGTTCTCGCTTATATCTATTACGTAATTATTATACTTATTTACGATTCTACGATGAGTTAGATCCTATTATTGCAGTTGATGTGACACATTTAGCAATGCAAATTGCACGCGATATGGGACACACACAGGGAATTGCGGCGAGTTACCACAGTAAAGGCATCATCTATTCCTACTGTAATCGCTATCATGCTGCGGATCGCTGCTTTGCTGTCAGCTCACGTATTCATTCTCAAATAGGTGACCAAAACGAGTGTTTAAAAATTCATAATGGTAAAGGCTACTTTAACAACTTACGAGAGCAATATCGGGATGCACAAAAAGAATATTTGTCCGCATTCAATATCGCTAGCCAAATAGATAACGATTCGGAGCTGGTCGTCACATTATTTAATTTTGCATGGCTCTATTTCTGTACCAATAATTACCAACATGCAATCACCATACTCGACCAAATTGTGCGAATTTGTCGGATCAGGCAAATAACCCATTTTCCATTTCGCAACATATACGATGTCATAAGCCTAAAGGGTTACTGCCATGCAAAGCTAGAACAACTCGCCAATGCAGAGCAATGTCTTGAACGAATGCAAGGACTCCCCTTTAAACCTTCGAACAGCTGA